A single region of the Bacillus cereus genome encodes:
- a CDS encoding NfeD family protein → MMLFGYPLETIYLYGFIIATILTVIYIFFGDIFESIFSVGGGSVSVVTLLLSFFAMLCGLSYIGEYLYSYNSLVIFGASFAISFIGVFIMKILILKPIAEAEQNTVQRMDEFIGCKGEVITTIPREGFGEVLISSQFGSNAIPAKTIGKKDISQGTEVIIEGVQDGVLLVQNIAYSLKKPKL, encoded by the coding sequence ATGATGTTGTTCGGTTATCCACTTGAAACAATTTATTTATACGGATTTATAATTGCAACTATACTTACTGTTATTTATATCTTTTTTGGAGATATTTTTGAATCAATATTTAGTGTTGGGGGCGGATCTGTATCCGTTGTAACGTTGCTACTTAGTTTTTTCGCCATGTTATGTGGACTTAGTTATATAGGAGAATATTTATACTCCTATAACAGTCTCGTTATTTTCGGGGCCTCATTTGCTATATCTTTTATCGGTGTTTTCATAATGAAAATACTAATTTTAAAACCAATTGCAGAAGCAGAACAAAATACTGTCCAACGCATGGATGAATTTATAGGATGCAAGGGAGAAGTCATTACTACAATCCCTAGAGAAGGATTTGGAGAAGTGTTAATCTCCTCTCAATTTGGAAGTAATGCAATACCAGCGAAAACAATTGGAAAGAAAGATATTTCACAAGGAACCGAGGTCATTATTGAGGGAGTTCAAGATGGTGTTTTACTTGTACAAAACATCGCTTATTCTTTAAAAAAACCAAAATTATAA